The DNA segment CCATCGAGAACAGGGCGGGGCGAAACAGGGGGTAGAGCGCGTTGAGCACGGGGCAGCCGGCCGGCGGGGCCGTCACAGAGTGAATTCCAGCCCGGCATTGTAGCGGCTGGGCCGCTTGCCCGGTGGCGGGCTACTCCTGTGTGGGCGGGGCGTCGGGTGCGTCGGGGACCGCAGCGGCGGCGTCCTTTTCCTCGAAGGCCTGCCAGTGGTTGCCGGTCAGCACCTGCAGTGGCTGGAAGCGTGCCTTGTACGCCATCTTGCGGCTGTCGGCGATCCAGTACCCGAGGTACAGGTGCGGCAGCCCGAGTGCATGGGTCTGGCGGATCTGCCACAGGATGTTGAAGGTGCCATAGCTGGCATTGCGCTCCAGCGGGTCGTAGAAGGTGTAGACCGAGGACAGCCCGTCGTCCAGCACGTCGATCATGCTGACCATGCGCAACCGGCCTGCCTCGGGCGAGCCCGGTGGCTCGCGGAACTCTACCAGCCGCGAATTGACGCGGCTTTGCAGCAGGAACTGTTCGTACTGGTCGCGGCTGTCCTGGTCCATGCCGCCGCCGGCGTGGCGCATCGACTGGTACAGCAGGTACAGCGAATAGTGTTCTTCGACGTAGGTCAGCGGCGCCACCAGCGCCTGCAGGTGCTCATGCCGGCGCCAGGCGCGGCGCTGCGAGCGGTCGGGGGTGAACTGGTCGACCAGCACGCGGCATGGCGTGCAGGCGTGGCAATCGTCGCAGTACGGCCGATAGGTGAAGATCCCGCTGCGCCGGAAACCGGCTCGCACCAGCCGCGAATAGACGTCGGCATTGATCAGGTGCGCGGGCGTGGCAACCTGCGAGCGCGCCATGCGGCCTTCCAGATAGCTGCAAGCGTACGGCGCCGTGGCGTAGAACTGCAGCGCAGAGAGCGGTAGTTCCTTCAGCTTGCTCATGACTCTGGGGGCTCCGGGCGGGCGGACGGTGAGCGAGGGCGGCGTCCTTCCCTGGATTCAGCCGGCTGGCGCGGCTGGCGTCCCGGCCCAGCGCTCCAGCACCGATTTATCGAACCGCCACGGGTTGATCGCGGGCTGCGCCGCCGCCGCGCGGACATGTGCCACGAACTGCGCGCGGGGGATCGGGCTGGCGCCCAGCGAGGCCAGGTGATCGGTCTCTTGCTGGCAGTCTATCATCGCCACGCCGTGGTTGCCGAGGAAGGCGCACAGCGCCGCGAGCGCAATCTTGGAGGCGTCGGTGCGGTGCGCGAACATCGACTCGCCGAAGAACATGCGGCCCAGCGCCACGCCATACAAACCGCCGACGCGCTCGCCGCGATACCAGCTCTCCACCGCATGCGCCATGCCGTTGCGATGCAGCGTGCCGTAGGCGGCAATGATGTCGTCGGTGATCCAGGTGCCGTCCTGGCCGTCGCGCGGCGTGATGGCGCAGGCGCGCATCACTGCCAGGAAATCGTCATCGACCCGGATTTCCCAGTCCGCATCGCGCAGCACGCGGCGCAGCGTCTTGCGCAGTGTCGCCGACACGCGCAACGCGTGAGGCGCCAGCACCATGCGCGGGTCGGTGCTCCACCACAGCACCGGCTGTCCGCTCGAATACCAGGGAAAGATGCCTTGCCGGTACGCCAGCAGCAGCCGCTGGGGCGACAGGTCGCGGCTGGCCGCCAGCAGCCCCGGCGCATCCGAATCCGCGCCGAGCGCCTGGTCCACCGGCGGAAAGGGGTCGTGCGGGTCCAGCCAGGCGATCATGCGGGGCTGTGCCGGAAAGGCTGTCGGATGCGCGCCGGTCGGGCGCTCAGGGTGTTACCGTGGCCCGGCTGGTCAGCGGGCGCATGGGCTTGTCGATATCCAGGCTATGCAGCCGGAAGCTGCCGTCCTGCAGCCGGCCGGCGGCGCGGTCGGCAAAAAAGCAGCGCAGCGTGTGGATGACGGTCGGGAACGCGAGTTCGTCCCACGGCACGTCGGCTTCTTCCACCAGCTTGACCTCCAGGCTTTCCTCGCCCGGCGCGATGTCCAGGTCGTCCAGCGTGGCCAGGTAGAACAGGTGGACCTGGTGCACATGCGGCACATTCAGGATCGAGAACAGCTCGCCAACCTGCACGCGGGCGCCGGCTTCTTCCAGCGTCTCGCGGGAGGCGGCCTGCGCCGTGGTCTCGCCGATCTCCATGAAGCCGGCGGGCAGGGTCCAGAAGCCGTAGCGCGGCTCGATCGCGCGCTTGCACAGCAGGATCTTGTCTTCCCACACCGGAATCGTGCCCACGACATTGCGCGGGTTGACATAGTGGATCGTGCCGCAGCTGTCGCAGACGCTGCGCGGGCGGTTGTCGCCGTCAGGCACACGCAACACGACCGCATGGCCACAGTTCGAGCAGAATTTCATGAGGGGCGTCCGGGAGGAATGGCGAAAGTGTATCACCCTCGCGGAGGCGACCGTGGGGCTGTCCAGGATGCTTGCCGCGCCGTCGGTTGCCTGCCACACCGTGCTGCGAAGGGGCGTGCCAAAAGACACTCGCTTATCGGCAGGCACCGGCAAGTTCCATCACCGCATCCCGTCTGCGGCAGTGCCTGGTGCTCAGCGCCAAAGTCGGAAAACGCGGGCAGCGGTCTACAGCGCCCTGGCGGCCGAAAAACAAAAAGCCCGCATGCGCGGGCTTTTGTCACTGCCAACCGCCACTTGGAGGTGTGGGCGATTGGTATCGAATCGGTTGGTTGCGGGGGCAGGACTTGAACCTGCGACCTTCGGGTTATGAGCCCGACGAGCTGCCAACTGCTCCACCCCGCGTCCGTCGAAGACAAGATTATAGGGCAGGCGGTTGCGCATTGCAACACCTGTTTAAAAATAATCCAAAGTGCCGCGCACATCCGCTTGTCTTAACGATTAGAGCGGCGCCAGGGGGTCGAGGTTCAGCCGTTGTCAGGGCTTTCGCTTGTGCGCTGCCACAGGGAGGCTTCGAACTCGAAGCTGTCGCGCTGCTGCAGGTCGTCGCGCTGCCAGATCACGCGGTCGCGGCGTACGGTCAGCATCCAGGTGGTGGTCGCGAGCGGCAGCGGGTGGGCGAAGGCGCGCGGTGTCAGCACGGCGCCGCAGGGCCCATGGAGCGGGTCGCGTACCGAGGTGTAGCGAATCATGCCGAGGCCGGCTTCGCGTGCGACGCGGCCGAAGGCCTGGCAGGGTTCGTGGTGGTCGGGATTGGTCCAGGCGTCGCGGTCGCGGTCGAAGGGCGGGGCGTCGAGCGCGATGCCGTCGGTGGCGATGCGCACTTCGAACAGCGTCTGGGCGCGTGCGTCGATGCGCGGCAGTGCCGGGCTGTCGTTGAGGAAGCGCCAGCGCCAGTAGCCCAGTTCCGCGCAAGCGGTGCGGATCTCCGCCGCACCGTAGAACACGCCCGGGTCCTGGGCGGCGCGGAAACGCGAACCCCAGGGTGACGGCGGGTAGCGAAAGGGGGTGAACAGCAGGTAGTGGAGGTGGCGTGCCTCGATCGGCACGGCGGGTTTGCCGGCATCGAGCACGGCTTCGAGCACAGCCTGTTCTTCGAGGCTGTCGACCAGCGGCATGGTGGAGACAACGTGCTGGGCTTCCACCGCCCGCCACAGCGTGAGCGCGAACTGCCGGCGCTCAGATGCGACCGCGGGTGGCGTCCAGGTAGTGAACGACACGGACCAGGCCTTCCGTTGTGCGGATCATTTCGATGGGCTTGCCGCCCAGTGCCAGGTTTTCATGCGTCAGCCACAGCCGCGCCTGGTCGCCATGGCCGAGGATTGCGTCCAGCGAGCGGAACAGGCGTACGAACAAAACACCGAATTCCCACTCCTTGCGGTGCGCATCGAGCACATAGCCACCCGATGCCATCCGCGAAACCGAAGCCGTGCTGATGCCCAGTACGCTTGCCACCAGGGCCTGGCTGATGCCAAGGAAGCCGGCGGCGCGCATTACCGCCTTGGTCAGCGTGGTGCCGGGGTCGGGGCCGCCGGCGGGGTCTGTTTCAGGGATCCGCCTGGATTGCATCGCCTTGCTCCTGTTTCTTAGGAAAGATTATAGGCGAACGATTTCAGAAGGGAAGGTATTGACGCAAAAAGAACCCGGCCCGCCGGATGCGGGCGGGCCGGTACTGGTTAGACAGGCGTGCAGGCTGATAGGTCTCGGGCTCTGATGGTCTCGGGCTAACAGGTCCCGGGCTAGTAGGTCTCGATATGCAGCCGGCCTTCGGCTTTCATGGTGGCTTCCAGTTCAGCCCAGCTGCGGCCGGTGGCGGCACAGATTGCGTCGAAAGCGGCCAGCACGCCTTCCTCCATCCCTTTCAGTCCGCAGATGTAGACATGGCCGTTCGGATCCGCCAGCAGGGCAGCCGCGGCATCGGCGGCCTCGCGGATCGCGTCCTGTACATAGCGGCGCGGGGCATCGGGGTCGCGCGAAAAGGCGAAATGGATGTCGAGGAAATCCTTGGGCAGTTTGAGCAGCGGGCCGAAGTAGGGCAGCTCGTTGGCATTGCGCGCGCCGAAGAACAGCATCCGGCGCCCGCTGAAGTGCGACAGGTTGCGGCGCATGCGCTCGGTCATGGCGCGCATCGGTGCCGAGCCGGTGCCGGTGCAGATCATCATCACGCTGGCTTCGGCGTGGTTGGGCATCAGGAAGGTGGCGCCGAACGGGCCCACCACCTGCACGGTGTCGCCCTTGGCGAGGTCGCACAGGTAGTTGGACGCCACCCCGCGCACCGGCCGGCCGTCATGGTCCTGGTCGACCCGCTTTACCGTCAGCGCGAGGTTGTTATAGCCGGGGCGTTCGCCGTCGCGCGGGCTGGCCACCGAGTACATGCGGATGTAATGCGGCTTGCCGGCGGCGTCGGTGCCCGGCGGCACGATGCCGATCGACTGGCCTTCCAGGATCGGGAAGAAATGGGTGCCGAAGTCCAGCACGATATGGTGGATATCGCTGGACGCGTCCTCGGCGGTGAGCCGGTAGTTGCCGGCCACCGTCGCGGCGACCGGGGCGCGCACGCCGTGCAGGTTCACATACGGGTGCGCCGCCGACCATGGCGCGCGCTGCGAGGCGTGGCGGCTGGTTTCGACCGCCTGGATGGCGATGTCAGGCGCGGCCGTAGCTGGTGCCGCGGCGGCGGTACTTTCGATCGCCGTGTCCAGCTCTGGCAACGGCACCTCAGCCGGCAGTTCGTCCCACAGCAACTGCGCCTCGATGGTGTAGGCGTCGCCGCGCAGCATGGTGCGCCAGTTGTCGATGGCGCCGGTCGGGCACGGCGACAGGCAGGCATTGCAGCCGTTGCAGACGTCGGCCCTGACCACGTAGTTGCGGTCGTCGTGGGTGATGGCGTCGATCGGGCAGGTGTCTTCGCAGGTATTGCAGCGAATGCAGATTTCCGGGTCGATCAGGTGTTGCTTGATGATGTCGGGGGCGCCCATCGCATATCTCTGGTTTGTCCGGTATGTCCGGTTAGTCCGGTTAGCCCGGTATCTTCTTGCCGGCTCGTTGCCAGGCTCAGTTGAAACGCACGTACTCGAAATCCATCGGCTGGCGGTTGATGCCCACCGCCGGCGGCGCAATCCAGTTGGCGTACTTGCCGGGCTCGACCACGCGGCCCATCAGGCTGGCGACAAAGGCGCGGTCCTCGTCGGTGGCGAGCCACTTGCGCTCGTTGGCCTTCCACTCGGCCTCGGAGATCAGCTCACCCTGCGGCGACACATGCACGTTGGCCAGCGTGCCGATCTTGCGGTTGAAGGCCTTGTGCGGCACCGTCAGGCGGAAGGAGATGCCGGCTTTTTCAATCACCTTGTTCCAGCGCGCCACGCCGCCCATGCTGTCCTTGATGTAGTCGTCGCGCAGCACTTCATTGAGCGCATTGAGCATCGGCACCTCGCGCTCTCCCAGGCGGCCGTCGCGCACTTCCAGCACGCGGTAGGCATCGCCCTTGAGCACGTGGTCGTCGGCGCGCTTGCCTTCCTCGAAGCGGCCCTTCAGGCCGGCGCTGTAGAAGGTGGCCGCGTTGGACGACTGGTCGGCGCCGAACAGGTCGATGGTCACGCTGTAGTGGAAGTTCAGGTAGCGCTGGATCGTCTCCAGGTCGATCACGCCGGCGGCGCGCACCTGTTCCGGATCTTCGATGCCGCGCTCGCGCATGACCTCGCAGGTGCGCTGGATCACGCGCGACACGCCCGATTCGCCGACGAACATGTGGTGCGCTTCCTCGGTCAGCATGAAGCGCGTGGTGCGCGCGAGCGGATCGAAGCCCGACTCGGCCAGCGCGCACAGCTGAAACTTGCCGTCGCGGTCGGTGAAGTAGGTGAACATGAAGAACGCCAGCCAGTCCGGGGTGCGCTCGTTGAAGGCGCCGAGGATGCGCGGATTGTCCTGGTCGCCGGAGCGGCGATCCAGCAGCGCCTCGGCTTCTTCGCGGCCGTCGCGGCCGAAGTAGCGGTGCAGCAGGTACACCATGGCCCACAGGTGGCGGCCTTCCTCCACGTTCACCTGGAACAGGTTGCGCAGGTCGTACAGGCTGGGCGCGGTCAGGCCAAGGTGGCGTTGCTGCTCGACCGATGCCGGCTCGGTGTCACCCTGCGTGACGATGATGCGGCGCAGGTTGGCGCGGTGTTCGCCGGGCACGTCCTGCCACGCGGCTTCGCCCTTGTGCTCGCCGAAATGGATCTTGCGCTCGGGGTCGGCCGGCTGCAGGAAGATGCCCCAGCGGTAATCGGGCATCTTGACGTGCTCGAAGTGCGCCCAGCCCGACGGGTCGACCGACACCGCGGTGCGCAGGTACACGTCGAAGTTGTGCGAGCCATCCGGCCCCATGTCGCGCCACCAGTCGAGGAAGGCGGGCTGCCAGTGTTCGAGCGCGCGTTGCAGCGCGCGGTCGTCGGACAGGTTGACGTTGTTGGGGATCTTCTGGCTGTAGTCGATGCTCACGGTGTCTCCTCGTTGTACTGGCGCGGCGCAGCGGGCAGGGCGCTACACCCGGTCCCAGTCGAAGCGCGCCTTGTTGCCGGTGCCGAACACCTTCAGTGCGCCGTTCTCGCCGACGGCGTTGGGCCGCTGGAAGATCCAGTTCTGCCACGCGGTCAGCCGGCCGAAGATGCGCGTCGCCATGTTCTCGGCGCCACCGAAACGCAGGTTGGCTTCCATGCCGGTGAGTGCGTCTGGAGACAGGCTGGCGCGCTCTTCCAGCGCGATGCGGATCTCGTCTTCCCAGTCGATATCGTCGGGCGCGGCGGTAATCAGGCCGAGCGAATCGGCGCTGAGCGCGTCGAGCGGCGCGCCAATGTGTTCGCGCACCGCGGTCAGTGCGGTCTCGTCGCCATAGAAACGCGCGGCCAGCCGGGTTTGCCCGTTCGGCATCGGGTAGCGGCCGAAGTTGACCGCGGACACGAAGATACGTGGCGCGTCGTCGGGTGCATCGGGCAGGTGCAGCATGTAGCTGCGGTCGGCCGCCAGCGCCAGTTCGAGCAGCGTGCCGGCGAAGCACGAATCCTGCTCGATCAGCGCGATCAGGCTGCGTGACGACACATCCAGCCGCGCCAGCGTACGGCGCAGCATGCCGATGGTCTCGCGCACGAACCAGTGGCCGGCATTGGCTTCCACCAGCGCGTCAGCGGCCAGCACCTGTGCCGGATCGCCATCGGTCTTCAGCACCCAGATGCCGATGTCCAGGTGGTTGGTGCGCAGCGTCAGGATTGCGTCGTCAAGCTCGCGCGCCATTTTCAGCGGCCACCATTGCGCGCCGGCCGCGACCACGGCGGCGAGATTGGCGGGCTGGTGCTTGTCCGGGCCGAACACGGTCAGCGTGGCCTTGCGCGCCGCGGGATCGATATGCACGCGCACGGTCTCGTAGCGGTAGCCGTCGGGCTCGACTTTTCGCGACAGCGGCGTCAGCGTGACGCCATGGTGGCCCTGCGGGCGGTCGCTGGTGGCGGCCAGGGCCGCGGCGCGTTCGGCGACATACTCGGCGAAGCGCGCCGGCTTGACCACTTCATCGACCAGTTTCCAGTCCTTGGCGCGCTGGCCGCGCACACCCTCGGTGGTCGTGCAGAAGATGTCGGCATGGTCGCGCCTGACCTTGCGCTTGTCGGTCACCCGGGTCAGGCCGCCGGTACCGGGTAGTACGCCCAGCAGCGGCACTTCGGGCAGGCTGACCGCGGACGAGCGGTCGTCGACCAGCACGATCTCGTCGCAGGCCAGCGCCAGTTCGTAGCCGCCACCGGCGGTGGTGCCGTTGCAGGCGGCGATGAATTTCAGTCCGGAGTGCTCGCTGGCATCCTCGAAGGCGTTGCGGGTCTCGTTGGTGAACTTGCAGAAATTGACCTTCCACGCGTGCGACGACTGGCCCAGCATGAAGATATTGGCGCCGGAGCAGAAGATGCGCTCGCGTGCGCTGGTGAGCACCACGGTGCGCACTTCGGGATGCTCGAAGCGGATGCGCTGCAGCGCGTCGTGCAGTTCGATGTCGACGCCAAGGTCATACGAATTCAGCTTGAGCGCGTAGCCGGGGCGCAGGCCGGCTTCCTCGTCGACGTCCATCGCCAGCGTGGCGACGGCCCCGTTGAAACTGAGCTTCCAGTGGCGGTACTGGTCTGGATGGCGCTCGAACGTGACGGGAACGGGGGCTTCTGCCTGGTTGGCAGGCTGAAGTGGGGCGGTTGCCGGCGCGGACATGGCTGTCTCCTTGATGCACTATAGTGCCTTGCGGCTTTTGATGAAATATAGTGCAGAGGAAGGCGCGGCGCAATGCCTGATTGCCCCGCGCGCGGAACGGCGGGGTGGAGACGGCGGAAAACGGGTCAGGCGCCCGCGGTCTGCAACTGTGCGCGCAGTTGTTGCAGCGAGGTCGCGGCATCCAGGCCGCTGGTGTCGATGGAGATATCGGCGCGGGCGTACAGCGGCGTGCGCGCCTGCAGGATGCGGCGCAGGTCGGCCATGGCTTCGCGGTTGCCTTCCATCGGGCGCATGTCGCCCTGGGCCACCACGCGCGCCATGTGCTCTTCCGGCGAGGTGCGCACCCAGATGGTGTAGCAATGCGCCAGCAACAGGTTGAAGGTGCCCGGCTCCGACACCAGGCTGCCCGGCGTGGCGAGCACCATGCGTTCGTTCTCGCGCAGCGTGCGTTCCAGCGCACGCATCTCGTAGCGGCGGTAGGCGGCCTGGCCGTACAGCGAATGGATTTCGGACAGGCTGGCGCCGGCTTCCTGCTCGATCACGGTGTTCAGTTCGACAAACGGCACGTCGCGCGCTGCCGCCAGTGCGCGACCCAGCGTGGACTTGCCGGCGCCGCGCAGGCCGATCAGCGCGATGCGGCGGTGGCGTGCGTCGCCGGATTCCTCGGGGGCCAGCGCGTGGCGGCAGGCTTCGCGCACGCGCGCGAGGTCCGCTGCCGGCAGTTGCGACAGCCATTGCACCATCTGAGCGAATTCTGTCGCCTGCTGGCCATTGAGGCCGTCCACCTCGGCCAGCACCACCGGCAGCGGCACGTCGAGCGCACCCGCTACCTGGCGCAGCAACAGCACCGAGGCATTGCCGGTACCGGTTTCCAGGTTGGCCAGGTAGCGCTCGGACACGCCGGCGCCGCGCGCCAGGTCCTTGCGCGACATCCCGCGCGAGGCGCGCAGCGAGCGGATGCGGTCGCCCAGTTGCGTCAGGTAGGGATCGCGCTCGCCATTGGCGGCCGGCGCTGACGCTTCCCGGGCGGTAGGGGCGTCGGAATCGGTGGCAGGCAGCGGGGCTGGGTCGCGGCGCATGGGTGTCGGGAGTCGTGTTGACCGGGCGGCGCCTGGACCGCCTGGCAAAAATGCAAGGGCGCATTATACGAGCAGGCTCGGCGCGTCCTGTGGCGCTTCGGGCTCGCCGCTCAGCGGCGGGCCGCAAGGCGCTGTCTTATAGTGCATCCCCTTGCTTGCATAATAGTTGATATGAAATAAAATGCATCGCAAAGCGGATGCCGGCACCCGACGTGATCCGGACACCGCGACAACAGCGACTCGCCTGGCGCCTGCGCGCAGCTACCGGATTCCGGCGGCTCGCGGCATGCGACACCAAGGAGTGGAGACATGACGCCCCCCAATACTGCCGCGACCGCCGCCGGCGCCGTCGCGGTGCTGCCGCCGCGCTACAACGCCGCCGAAGACCTGCTCTCGCGCAACCTCGAGGCCGGCCGGGGCGGCAAGGCCGCCTATCTCGACGACGCCACTTCGCTGACCTACGCCGAACTTGATGCCCGCGCCCGACGCTTTGCGGGCGCGCTGCGCGATGCGGGGTTCCGGCAGGAAGAGCGGCTGCTGTTGTGCGCGCTCGATACCGTCGATTTCCCCACGGTGTTCCTCGGCTGCCTGCTGGCGGGGGTGGTGCCGGTAGCGGTCAACACGCTGCTGACCGCGGACGACTATGCGTTCATGCTCGGCCACAGCGGCGCCCGCGCGGTGGTGGTATCGACGCCGCTGTTGCCGGTGATGCAGGCCGCGATCGGCAAGAGCGGGCTGGCACCGACGGTGATCCAGGCTGCCCCGCATGGCGATGCGGCGCCGGCATGCAGCGTGGGCGCAATGCTGGCGCGCACGCGCTCGCCCGCTCCGGTAGCCTGCACCGGTCCGGATGACATGGCGTTCTGGCTCTATTCGTCGGGCTCGACCGGCCGACCCAAGGGCACGGTGCATACCCATGGCAACCTGTTCCATACCGCTGACCTCTATGCCCGCCAGGTACTTGGCATCCGCGAGGACGACGTCGTATTCTCGGCCGCCAAGCTGTTCTTCGCCTACGGGCTGGGTAATGCGCTGACTTTCCCGATGTCGGTCGGCGCGACCACCGTGCTGATGGCCGAACGGCCCACGCCGACGGCAGTGTTCCGGCGCCTGCGCGAGCAGCGGCCGACCGTTTTCTGCGGTGTGCCGACACTGTTCGCGGGCATGCTCGCCGCGCCCGACCTGCCCGCGCGCGACGAGGTGGCGCTGCGCGTATGCACCTCCGCCGGCGAGGCATTGCCGCGCGATATCGGCGAGCGTTTCCTGGCGCATTTCGGCTGCGACATCCTGGATGGCATCGGCTCCACCGAGATGCTGCACATCTTCCTGTCGAACCGGCCCGGCGAGGTGCGCTACGGCACCACGGGCAAGCCCGTGCCGGGCTACGAACTGAAACTGCTGGACGAAAGCGGCGAGCCCCCTGCGCCTGGCGAGATCGGCGACCTCTACATCAAGGGCCCGAGCGCGGCGCTGATGTACTGGTGCAACCGCGACAAGAGCCGCGACACTTTCGTCGGCGAATGGACGCGCAGCGGCGACAAGTACCTGCGCGATGCCGATGGCTACTACACCTACGCGGGGCGCAGCGACGACATGCTCAAGGTCGGTGGCATCTACGTCTCGCCGTTCGAGGTCGAGGCCGCGCTGGCGCTGCACCCGGCCGTACTGGAAGCGGCGGTGATCGGCGTGGCCGATGCCGACGAACTGGTCAAGCCCAAGGCCTTCGTGGTGCTGCGGCCTGGCCAGCAATGGCATGACGGCATGGGCGCGGAGTTGCAGGCGTTTATCAAGTCGAGGCTGGCGCCGTACAAATATCCGCGCCAGATCGAATGCGTGCCGGAACTGCCCAAGACCGCGACCGGCAAGATCCAGCGGTTCCGGCTGCGCCAGCGCGAGGAAGCCGCGCGCCAGTCCGGGACAACTCCTTCCTGAAGCGATGCAAGACAACAAGATGCCGATGCCGACCAGCCTGGTGGAAATCCCCTTCGACGAACGCCGTATCCAGATCGAGTACCAGTGGCTGCGCCCCGAGCGCGCGCAGCGCCCGCTGGTGGTCTTCCTGCACGAAGGGCTGGGCTCGGTCAGCATGTGGCGCGACTTTCCGCGCAGCTTCTGCGAGGCTGGCGACTATCGCGGGCTGGTGTTCTCACGCTATGGCTACGGCCGTTCCACGCCGCGCCCGCCCGCCGAGAAGTGGCGCCCCGATTTCATGCACCGCCAGGCGCGCGAGGCGTTGCCGGCGTTGTTCGACGCGCTCGATATCGGCCCTGGCCGCACGCATGGCATGCCCTGGCTGCTGGGGCATAGCGATGGCGGCTCGATCGCGCTGATCTTTGCCGCCAGTTTCCCGCAGGCACTGGACGGCATTACCGTGCTGGCGCCGCATATCGTGGTGGAAGACCTGTCGGTCAGCAGCATCGCCGCTACGCGTCAGGTCTACCTCGACACCGACCTGCGCCAGCGGCTCGCGCGCCATCACGACGACGTCGAATCCGCCTTCTGGGGCTGGAACGATATCTGGCTCGACCCGGATTTCCGCCAGTGGGACCTGCGCCCGCTGCTGTCCGGTTTGAAGGGTCCGGTGCTGGCGGTACAGGGCGAGGACGACGAGTACGGCACCATGGCGCAGATCGAGGGTATCCATCGATATGCCCCGCAAACCACGTTGCTTAAACTCGCGCGATGCGGGCATTCGCCACACCGCGACCAGCCTGAGGCGTTGACGCAGGCCGCGGTTCGGCATATAAACACACATACTTCATACCTAAAATAATTGGGCTTCCCGCCCGCTCCGCAGCGGTCCGCGGCGCAGATGCGCCGACGCAGGCCACGGCAGCGGCAGGGGGACCGGCAACGGTCCAGCGAGCCGCCGGCTTGACCACCAGGAGACAACATGCGTCGCATCACCCCGCGCAGGCTCGCGCCTGCCTGCCTTGCCGTCGCCACCGTGTTTGCCATGGCCGGCGCCTCCGCCCAGACCGCACAGCCGGCGCCGGCTGCGCCGGGCGGCAAGATCAAGGTCGGCTTCATGCTGCCGTACACCGGCACCTATGCGGCGCTCGGCACCGCCATCGAGAATGGCTTCCGGATGTATGTGCAGCAGCAGGGCGGCAAGCTCGGTGGGCGCGAGATCGAGTACTTCAAGGTCGACGATGAATCCGACCCCGCCAAGGCCCCGGAAAATGCCACCAAGCTGGTCAAGCGCGACCAGGTCGACGTGGTGGTCGGCACGGTGCATTCGGGCGTGCAGATGGGCATCGTCAAGGTCGCCAAGGAAAACAACACGCTGCTGATCATCCCCAACGCCGGCGTCGACGAAGCCACCGGTCCGCTGTGCGGCCCGAACATCTTCCGCACTTCGTTCTCGAACTGGCAGCCGGGCTATGCAATGGGCCAGGTGCTGGCTGACCGCGGGCTCAAGAAGGTGGTGACGCTGACGTGGAAATACGCCGCCGGCGAGCAGTCGGTCAAGGGCTTCAAGGAAGCCTTCGAGGCCAAGGGCGGCAAGGTGGTGAAGGAACTGAGCCTGCCGTTCCCCAACGTCGA comes from the Cupriavidus sp. P-10 genome and includes:
- the boxC gene encoding 2,3-epoxybenzoyl-CoA dihydrolase codes for the protein MSAPATAPLQPANQAEAPVPVTFERHPDQYRHWKLSFNGAVATLAMDVDEEAGLRPGYALKLNSYDLGVDIELHDALQRIRFEHPEVRTVVLTSARERIFCSGANIFMLGQSSHAWKVNFCKFTNETRNAFEDASEHSGLKFIAACNGTTAGGGYELALACDEIVLVDDRSSAVSLPEVPLLGVLPGTGGLTRVTDKRKVRRDHADIFCTTTEGVRGQRAKDWKLVDEVVKPARFAEYVAERAAALAATSDRPQGHHGVTLTPLSRKVEPDGYRYETVRVHIDPAARKATLTVFGPDKHQPANLAAVVAAGAQWWPLKMARELDDAILTLRTNHLDIGIWVLKTDGDPAQVLAADALVEANAGHWFVRETIGMLRRTLARLDVSSRSLIALIEQDSCFAGTLLELALAADRSYMLHLPDAPDDAPRIFVSAVNFGRYPMPNGQTRLAARFYGDETALTAVREHIGAPLDALSADSLGLITAAPDDIDWEDEIRIALEERASLSPDALTGMEANLRFGGAENMATRIFGRLTAWQNWIFQRPNAVGENGALKVFGTGNKARFDWDRV
- a CDS encoding helix-turn-helix transcriptional regulator, with the translated sequence MRRDPAPLPATDSDAPTAREASAPAANGERDPYLTQLGDRIRSLRASRGMSRKDLARGAGVSERYLANLETGTGNASVLLLRQVAGALDVPLPVVLAEVDGLNGQQATEFAQMVQWLSQLPAADLARVREACRHALAPEESGDARHRRIALIGLRGAGKSTLGRALAAARDVPFVELNTVIEQEAGASLSEIHSLYGQAAYRRYEMRALERTLRENERMVLATPGSLVSEPGTFNLLLAHCYTIWVRTSPEEHMARVVAQGDMRPMEGNREAMADLRRILQARTPLYARADISIDTSGLDAATSLQQLRAQLQTAGA
- a CDS encoding benzoate-CoA ligase family protein, which gives rise to MTPPNTAATAAGAVAVLPPRYNAAEDLLSRNLEAGRGGKAAYLDDATSLTYAELDARARRFAGALRDAGFRQEERLLLCALDTVDFPTVFLGCLLAGVVPVAVNTLLTADDYAFMLGHSGARAVVVSTPLLPVMQAAIGKSGLAPTVIQAAPHGDAAPACSVGAMLARTRSPAPVACTGPDDMAFWLYSSGSTGRPKGTVHTHGNLFHTADLYARQVLGIREDDVVFSAAKLFFAYGLGNALTFPMSVGATTVLMAERPTPTAVFRRLREQRPTVFCGVPTLFAGMLAAPDLPARDEVALRVCTSAGEALPRDIGERFLAHFGCDILDGIGSTEMLHIFLSNRPGEVRYGTTGKPVPGYELKLLDESGEPPAPGEIGDLYIKGPSAALMYWCNRDKSRDTFVGEWTRSGDKYLRDADGYYTYAGRSDDMLKVGGIYVSPFEVEAALALHPAVLEAAVIGVADADELVKPKAFVVLRPGQQWHDGMGAELQAFIKSRLAPYKYPRQIECVPELPKTATGKIQRFRLRQREEAARQSGTTPS
- a CDS encoding alpha/beta fold hydrolase, producing MQDNKMPMPTSLVEIPFDERRIQIEYQWLRPERAQRPLVVFLHEGLGSVSMWRDFPRSFCEAGDYRGLVFSRYGYGRSTPRPPAEKWRPDFMHRQAREALPALFDALDIGPGRTHGMPWLLGHSDGGSIALIFAASFPQALDGITVLAPHIVVEDLSVSSIAATRQVYLDTDLRQRLARHHDDVESAFWGWNDIWLDPDFRQWDLRPLLSGLKGPVLAVQGEDDEYGTMAQIEGIHRYAPQTTLLKLARCGHSPHRDQPEALTQAAVRHINTHTSYLK
- a CDS encoding ABC transporter substrate-binding protein — translated: MRRITPRRLAPACLAVATVFAMAGASAQTAQPAPAAPGGKIKVGFMLPYTGTYAALGTAIENGFRMYVQQQGGKLGGREIEYFKVDDESDPAKAPENATKLVKRDQVDVVVGTVHSGVQMGIVKVAKENNTLLIIPNAGVDEATGPLCGPNIFRTSFSNWQPGYAMGQVLADRGLKKVVTLTWKYAAGEQSVKGFKEAFEAKGGKVVKELSLPFPNVEFQALITEVASLKPDAVFVFFAGGGAVKFVKDWAGAGLKDKIPLYGSGFLTDGTLEAQGNAAQGLETTLHYADGLTNARDKNFRLDYAKAFKLQPDVYAVQGYDAAQLLAAGATAVKGDMTRKADLYKAMGAAKIDSPRGTFTLSKAHNPVQDFYLRKVDGRENKVSSVAVKALADPARGCRL